NNNNNNNNNNNNNNNNNNNNNNNNNNNNNNNNNNNNNNNNNNNNNNNNNNNNNNNNNNNNNNNNNNNNNNNNNNNNNNNNNNNNNNNNNNNNNNNNNNNNNNNNNNNNNNNNNNNNNNNNNNNNNNNNNNNNNNNNNNNNNNNNNNNNNNNNNNNNNNNNNNNNNNNNNNNNNNNNNNNNNNNNNNNNNNNNNNNNNNNNNNNNNNNNNNNNNNNNNNNNNNNNNNNNNNNNNNNNNNNNNNNNNNNNNNNNNNNNNNNNNNNNNNNNNNNNNNNNNNNNNNNNNNNNNNNNNNNNNNNNNNNNNNNNNNNNNNNNNNNNNNNNNNNNNNNNNNNNNNNNNNNNNNNNNNNNNNNNNNNNNNNNNNNNNNNNNNNNNNNNNNNNNNNNNNNNNNNNNNNNNNNNNNNNNNNNNNNNNNNNNNNNNNNNNNNNNNNNNNNNNNNNNNNNNNNNNNNNNNNNNNNNNNNNNNNNNNNNNNNNNNNNNNNNNNNNNNNNNNNNNNNNNNNNNNNNNNNNNNNNNNNNNNNNNNNNNNNNNNNNNNNNNNNNNNNNNNNNNNNNNNNNNNNNNNNNNNNNNNNNNNNNNNNNNNNNNNNNNNNNNNNNNNNNNNNNNNNNNNNNNNNNNNNNNNNNNNNNNNNNNNNNNNNNNNNNNNNNNNNNNNNNNNNNNNNNNNNNNNNNNNNNNNNNNNNNNNNNNNNNNNNNNNNNNNNNNNNNNNNNNNNNNNNNNNNNNNNNNNNNNNNNNNNNNNNNNNNNNNNNNNNNNNNNNNNNNNNNNNNNNNNNNNNNNNNNNNNNNNNNNNNNNNNNNNNNNNNNNNNNNNNNNNNNNNNNNNNNNNNNNNNNNNNNNNNNNNNNNNNNNNNNNNNNNNNNNNNNNNNNNNNNNNNNNNNNNNNNNNNNNNNNNNNNNNNNNNNNNNNNNNNNNNNNNNNNNNNNNNNNNNNNNNNNNNNNNNNNNNNNNNNNNNNNNNNNNNNNNNNNNNNNNNNNNNNNNNNNNNNNNNNNNNNNNNNNNNNNNNNNNNNNNNNNNNNNNNNNNNNNNNNNNNNNNNNNNNNNNNNNNNNNNNNNNNNNNNNNNNNNNNNNNNNNNNNNNNNNNNNNNNNNNNNNNNNNNNNNNNNNNNNNNNNNNNNNNNNNNNNNNNNNNNNNNNNNNNNNNNNNNNNNNNNNNNNNNNNNNNNNNNNNNNNNNNNNNNNNNNNNNNNNNNNNNNNNNNNNNNNNNNNNNNNNNNNNNNNNNNNNNNNNNNNNNNNNNNNNNNNNNNNNNNNNNNNNNNNNNNNNNNNNNNNNNNNNNNNNNNNNNNNNNNNNNNNNNNNNNNNNNNNNNNNNNNNNNNNNNNNNNNNNNNNNNNNNNNNNNNNNNNNNNNNNNNNNNNNNNNNNNNNNNNNNNNNNNNNNNNNNNNNNNNNNNNNNNNNNNNNNNNNNNNNNNNNNNNNNNNNNNNNNNNNNNNNNNNNNNNNNNNNNNNNNNNNNNNNNNNNNNNNNNNNNNNNNNNNNNNNNNNNNNNNNNNNNNNNNNNNNNNNNNNNNNNNNNNNNNNNNNNNNNNNNNNNNNNNNNNNNNNNNNNNNNNNNNNNNNNNNNNNNNNNNNNNNNNNNNNNNNNNNNNNNNNNNNNNNNNNNNNNNNNNNNNNNNNNNNNNNNNNNNNNNNNNNNNNNNNNNNNNNNNNNNNNNNNNNNNNNNNNNNNNNNNNNNNNNNNNNNNNNNNNNNNNNNNNNNNNNNNNNNNNNNNNNNNNNNNNNNNNNNNNNNNNNNNNNNNNNNNNNNNNNNNNNNNNNNNNNNNNNNNNNNNNNNNNNNNNNNNNNNNNNNNNNNNNNNNNNNNNNNNNNNNNNNNNNNNNNNNNNNNNNNNNNNNNNNNNNNNNNNNNNNNNNNNNNNNNNNNNNNNNNNNNNNNNNNNNNNNNNNNNNNNNNNNNNNNNNNNNNNNNNNNNNNNNNNNNNNNNNNNNNNNNNNNNNNNNNNNNNNNNNNNNNNNNNNNNNNNNNNNNNNNNNNNNNNNNNNNNNNNNNNNNNNNNNNNNNNNNNNNNNNNNNNNNNNNNNNNNNNNNNNNNNNNNNNNNNNNNNNNNNNNNNNNNNNNNNNNNNNNNNNNNNNNNNNNNNNNNNNNNNNNNNNNNNNNNNNNNNNNNNNNNNNNNNNNNNNNNNNNNNNNNNNNNNNNNNNNNNNNNNNNNNNNNNNNNNNNNNNNNNNNNNNNNNNNNNNNNNNNNNNNNNNNNNNNNNNNNNNNNNNNNNNNNNNNNNNNNNNNNNNNNNNNNNNNNNNNNNNNNNNNNNNNNNNNNNNNNNNNNNNNNNNNNNNNNNNNNNNNNNNNNNNNNNNNNNNNNNNNNNNNNNNNNNNNNNNNNNNNNNNNNNNNNNNNNNNNNNNNNNNNNNNNNNNNNNNNNNNNNNNNNNNNNNNNNNNNNNNNNNNNNNNNNNNNNNNNNNNNNNNNNNNNNNNNNNNNNNNNNNNNNNNNNNNNNNNNNNNNNNNNNNNNNNNNNNNNNNNNNNNNNNNNNNNNNNNNNNNNNNNNNNNNNNNNNNNNNNNNNNNNNNNNNNNNNNNNNNNNNNNNNNNNNNNNNNNNNNNNNNNNNNNNNNNNNNNNNNNNNNNNNNNNNNNNNNNNNNNNNNNNNNNNNNNNNNNNNNNNNNNNNNNNNNNNNNNNNNNNNNNNNNNNNNNNNNNNNNNNNNNNNNNNNNNNNNNNNNNNNNNNNNNNNNNNNNNNNNNNNNNNNNNNNNNNNNNNNNNNNNNNNNNNNNNNNNNNNNNNNNNNNNNNNNNNNNNNNNNNNNNNNNNNNNNNNNNNNNNNNNNNNNNNNNNNNNNNNNNNNNNNNNNNNNNNNNNNNNNNNNNNNNNNNNNNNNNNNNNNNNNNNNNNNNNNNNNNNNNNNNNNNNNNNNNNNNNNNNNNNNNNNNNNNNNNNNNNNNNNNNNNNNNNNNNNNNNNNNNNNNNNNNNNNNNNNNNNNNNNNNNNNNNNNNNNNNNNNNNNNNNNNNNNNNNNNNNNNNNNNNNNNNNNNNNNNNNNNNNNNNNNNNNNNNNNNNNNNNNNNNNNNNNNNNNNNNNNNNNNNNNNNNNNNNNNNNNNNNNNNNNNNNNNNNNNNNNNNNNNNNNNNNNNNNNNNNNNNNNNNNNNNNNNNNNNNNNNNNNNNNNNNNNNNNNNNNNNNNNNNNNNNNNNNNNNNNNNNNNNNNNNNNNNNNNNNNNNNNNNNNNNNNNNNNNNNNNNNNNNNNNNNNNNNNNNNNNNNNNNNNNNNNNNNNNNNNNNNNNNNNNNNNNNNNNNNNNNNNNNNNNNNNNNNNNNNNNNNNNNNNNNNNNNNNNNNNNNNNNNNNNNNNNNNNNNNNNNNNNNNNNNNNNNNNNNNNNNNNNNNNNNNNNNNNNNNNNNNNNNNNNNNNNNNNNNNNNNNNNNNNNNNNNNNNNNNNNNNNNNNNNNNNNNNNNNNNNNNNNNNNNNNNNNNNNNNNNNNNNNNNNNNNNNNNNNNNNNNNNNNNNNNNNNNNNNNNNNNNNNNNNNNNNNNNNNNNNNNNNNNNNNNNNNNNNNNNNNNNNNNNNNNNNNNNNNNNNNNNNNNNNNNNNNNNNNNNNNNNNNNNNNNNNNNNNNNNNNNNNNNNNNNNNNNNNNNNNNNNNNNNNNNNNNNNNNNNNNNNNNNNNNNNNNNNNNNNNNNNNNNNNNNNNNNNNNNNNNNNNNNNNNNNNNNNNNNNNNNNNNNNNNNNNNNNNNNNNNNNNNNNNNNNNNNNNNNNNNNNNNNNNNNNNNNNNNNNNNNNNNNNNNNNNNNNNNNNNNNNNNNNNNNNNNNNNNNNNNNNNNNNNNNNNNNNNNNNNNNNNNNNNNNNNNNNNNNNNNNNNNNNNNNNNNNNNNNNNNNNNNNNNNNNNNNNNNNNNNNNNNNNNNNNNNNNNNNNNNNNNNNNNNNNNNNNNNNNNNNNNNNNNNNNNNNNNNNNNNNNNNNNNNNNNNNNNNNNNNNNNNNNNNNNNNNNNNNNNNNNNNNNNNNNNNNNNNNNNNNNNNNNNNNNNNNNNNNNNNNNNNNNNNNNNNNNNNNNNNNNNNNNNNNNNNNNNNNNNNNNNNNNNNNNNNNNNNNNNNNNNNNNNNNNNNNNNNNNNNNNNNNNNNNNNNNNNNNNNNNNNNNNNNNNNNNNNNNNNNNNNNNNNNNNNNNNNNNNNNNNNNNNNNNNNNNNNNNNNNNNNNNNNNNNNNNNNNNNNNNNNNNNNNNNNNNNNNNNNNNNNNNNNNNNNNNNNNNNNNNNNNNNNNNNNNNNNNNNNNNNNNNNNNNNNNNNNNNNNNNNNNNNNNNNNNNNNNNNNNNNNNNNNNNNNNNNNNNNNNNNNNNNNNNNNNNNNNNNNNNNNNNNNNNNNNNNNNNNNNNNNNNNNNNNNNNNNNNNNNNNNNNNNNNNNNNNNNNNNNNNNNNNNNNNNNNNNNNNNNNNNNNNNNNNNNNNNNNNNNNNNNNNNNNNNNNNNNNNNNNNNNNNNNNNNNNNNNNNNNNNNNNNNNNNNNNNNNNNNNNNNNNNNNNNNNNNNNNNNNNNNNNNNNNNNNNNNNNNNNNNNNNNNNNNNNNNNNNNNNNNNNNNNNNNNNNNNNNNNNNNNNNNNNNNNNNNNNNNNNNNNNNNNNNNNNNNNNNNNNNNNNNNNNNNNNNNNNNNNNNNNNNNNNNNNNNNNNNNNNNNNNNNNNNNNNNNNNNNNNNNNNNNNNNNNNNNNNNNNNNNNNNNNNNNNNNNNNNNNNNNNNNNNNNNNNNNNNNNNNNNNNNNNNNNNNNNNNNNNNNNNNNNNNNNNNNNNNNNNNNNNNNNNNNNNNNNNNNNNNNNNNNNNNNNNNNNNNNNNNNNNNNNNNNNNNNNNNNNNNNNNNNNNNNNNNNNNNNNNNNNNNNNNNNNNNNNNNNNNNNNNNNNNNNNNNNNNNNNNNNNNNNNNNNNNNNNNNNNNNNNNNNNNNNNNNNNNNNNNNNNNNNNNNNNNNNNNNNNNNNNNNNNNNNNNNNNNNNNNNNNNNNNNNNNNNNNNNNNNNNNNNNNNNNNNNNNNNNNNNNNNNNNNNNNNNNNNNNNNNNNNNNNNNNNNNNNNNNNNNNNNNNNNNNNNNNNNNNNNNNNNNNNNNNNNNNNNNNNNNNNNNNNNNNNNNNNNNNNNNNNNNNNNNNNNNNNNNNNNNNNNNNNNNNNNNNNNNNNNNNNNNNNNNNNNNNNNNNNNNNNNNNNNNNNNNNNNNNNNNNNNNNNNNNNNNNNNNNNNNNNNNNNNNNNNNNNNNNNNNNNNNNNNNNNNNNNNNNNNNNNNNNNNNNNNNNNNNNNNNNNNNNNNNNNNNNNNNNNNNNNNNNNNNNNNNNNNNNNNNNNNNNNNNNNNNNNNNNNNNNNNNNNNNNNNNNNNNNNNNNNNNNNNNNNNNNNNNNNNNNNNNNNNNNNNNNNNNNNNNNNNNNNNNNNNNNNNNNNNNNNNNNNNNNNNNNNNNNNNNNNNNNNNNNNNNNNNNNNNNtaggaaagctcctgctgccaacttctttctttcacttagtctcaaaggtgctgcaagatctctctacatactgatcctacagatgaacatggctatatctttgcattgtaCAATTTCAGATCACAGTCAAGCTGTGGTTTTTCTTGCTTTTTGACGTTTCTTAGTTAATTTTTCTATCAGAGCTAGTTGCCATATCTTTTTAGACCCGGTCATTCCAGATCCTCCCTTTCAATCTATCCCAAAATTGAGTGATGGCCAATCTTGCAGCTACTAATAAATAACCAATTAAGAGTTTGTGAGAAGCCTTTGCATTGCCTCCTTGAAACAAGCCCAGGAGGCCAGCTGCCAGAGTCTTTTTGTAAGATGCTGGTGAATCACATTATTTATTTCAGAAAAGATTGCATCCCACAATTTAGACTTTCAGATACTTTACTACAGAGACAGCCAAGGGCTTCTATATCAGGGGTATCATGAACCTTCTCAGGGTTTTGGTCAAAGTAAAAAAGCTGATAGGATGAGAATcagcccatttgaaatgtggtgctggaggaggagagTTTTGCAGATACGCTAAGATTGCCAAAAATCCCAAATAAGTGGGTTTCCAAACAAAGCGGGCCTGAATTGTCACTAGAAACCAAACTGACTAAActcaggctgtcatattttggacacaatggctacatctgcactgcagaaataatgaaatatgACACTAgcttaaccgccatggctcaatgctaagggatttgtggatttgtagtattgtgagatatttagcctggtgccacaataaactacagatcctagatttccatagcattgagccacagcagttaaagtggtgtcaaactgcattagatgTTCCATCTTTATACACCAAATGTTCAGAGGATCTTACTGCTTTAGCATTGCATGTATGGATGCGAGTTTCAAGAAAATATACTTTGGGAATATGGTCAGCTCATATAAATCTACATGCCTGTCTTTGCCCTTATCCAATCTATTTCTTCTTCCcaccttttctctttcattttatacatacacacacaatttaaatTTCTTCCACCACAGTTGAACCTAATACTAAAACTATGGGAATAAAAGCAATGTTcctggtgtgttgttgttgttctgtgtcttcaagtcacttgagcaacactaaggtaaacctatcacagggttttcttggtaaggcttttcagagagggtttgccattgccttcctctgaggctgagagagtgtgacttgcccaagacaaTCTAGTTAGTTTTCATAACCAAGGAGGAATTTGaacccagaatcctagtccagcactcaaaccactacaccatgctggctcccacatGTGTATTTTACCCGTTACCAATTTTATCAACTGTCAATTTTGTCCCAAGAGTGAGAAACTAATCTCAGTAAAGTGACTTTTTATTACTCTCCGCAGATGTTCTTCAGCCAATGCATAGAATTTGCCATTTGTTTTAAGACCTGGGTAGCCcaaaggccacaaaaacagcccatTGCCCACAGGCTGCACACTCTCCATCCCTGTTTTAAGGGGCTGTGTTGGCTCTGGCAGTGTCCTTTGTGCAAACGTTTTACAACCTGCCTTGAAACAGACTGCCAGGCCATCTGTCACCCAAAGGGGACGTTCGCTGATAGAGAGGTAATGACACGTTCCCAAAAACAAACTTCACCGGAAGAAGTCAACTGGGGAGAGTCCCTCTCGCTCTGTCTCCTGGCCAACCATCACATTAACATTTCATTATTTCATACCATGATTTTACCTGACCTGACAAGAGACTTTGGGTGAGTAAAGAGGCGACTGGTTCTCAGTCTGGATTAAGGATGCAATGAACACCCATAAATATTCCAATCCTAAGGATATTTCAATACGCCCAAGAAAAGGTATCAGCACCTGAAGAAAGACAGAGTAGTTGTCTGCCTCCTTCCGCTCACACACTCCTATGACTACAGTCCTATTAGCCACGTAACATATGTGTAACATGAGGTTGCTAATGTTTGCAATGATGCATTATGTATGTAATTATGCAATTTGGaattatgtgccttgaagtcaactctgacttatggtgaccctctccttCGTGGCAAGATTTACTCATAGGAGgtgtgcccttgccttcctctgaggctgagagagtgtggctatCAGCACCACAGTTTTAAATCACTCACACAGACACATAGggatctcaggctgcatctgcactgcagaaataatgccatttgacgccactttaactgccatggttgaatgctatggaattcagggaactgtagtttgttgcgacaCCAGGGCTgtgtgacagagaaagagaaatgccTCTCAAAACTGCACTTCCTAGAATTTGATAGCATTCAGCCACGGAGGTTGAAGTggcgccaaactgcattatttctgcagtgtggacgcagcctcagTTTTTCCCACTCAGCCATTTTGGCTCCGTTCCTAGGATTTTAAAACTACCCAAACACACGCAccacttttcccttttccctttttcttttggaaactTGCCAAAGAAAAAAAGCCGTGCAAAATTATTGCTTTAATTCACGGAGTACCAGTCTGAAGCAAAACTTTCCAAATGCACATTTCTTATGAATAAAATTGCAGCCTTTTCCTTCGCCTGGCTCTCCCATTCTCTCACGCTAATAAAACTTCCATTTTTTACATTATGTGGCAGCTGGGGAGAAAGTTTGGGCTGCATCTAAGCAaagatagccccccccccccccccggcaatttATAAAGCAATCAAGGGTTCTGGTTTCATAGAAAATCAGGGCTCTTGATCGCTTTGACAATCTGCCACCAGCTTAGCCCCTACAATTTTgcaacaggagaagaaaagcagaAACGGCAATGATAGGCACGGCTGGAGAACTGGGGTTGCCACAACTCCGGCTTTCCAAAAATGGATGTCCATAAAGTAGCCAGAAGGAGAAGCCAGGGAGCATTACAGAAGCCTGGATAAACTGGCAGTCCCAAAAATGAAGATGGCAAGGTAAGAAAAGGAAAATTTAGGGCACCAATGGAGAAAGTTCCTttggggggactacaactcccaggctgGGGTATCTTAGGAGTTAAAGTCCCTttcaaaatcaaataaaacaatGTGTTCAGATGTGTTCAGAATAGTACGGTTGCTTGTTACAGCCCCACCGAGACCATAAGCCagggcctattcacactacaatattacaactctatggttccactttaattggctagattccatcctatagaatgaagggattggtagtttggtgaggcactagagcagcTTGGAGTCTGGGAATCCtgtaaatgcccctccctaaaactgcgaatcccatgattccataggatgggacctatggcagttaaatgggATTCGCATCggactataattctgtagtgtgaatgagcccttgcTCTCTAACCCATGAGACTGGAAAGTTTGACCCTTGCTAACAAGGATGTTATGGAATGAGGCTAATATGTCTCTATAGAGTGTACAGAGACTGGTTGTATGGATGCCCGCATACATACTACTGTATGTCCATGGTGTGCCTGTCCACAAAATCCCCTCTCCATGAAAACATTCCATCATGAGAACAAGTTTTTCCTAGACAAACAATGAAAACAAGATGAAATTGGAATGAAAAGTTGCTCCCTTCCTTATAACATACTTTCAATTTTATGTGTCAAGCAACCCAATATGGCACATCACTGATCGCAAGAAGAGGATGGCTTACTTACACTGTTTCGTCATCCTTGAATTCCAGCTCCCCGCAGGAGTCTTCATAGTCCACACCTCCTCCGTGTGCTGTCCCTTCCACCGTCTGGTAGGGGACCATCACAGTCCCCCGAGCCCCCGAACTACGGATCACCTTGACCTCCAGGGTCCCTTGGCACTCGCTGACTCTCAACAGTTTGTCCTGGAAGGTAAAGATTCCGGCATGGTCATCGTCCAATATGGTTACGGTGGCCACCAAGGGGGCCACAAGCCGCCCCTTGGGGTGGTCAGCCGAGTCCGACTCAAACATGCCCTCAGCGTCACCCACACGCAAGTTGAGCAGCCTGACAAAGAAATGCTCATCTTCTTCAAAGATATCATCATCTATGATACCGATCTTCAGTTCTTTCTGGGTCTCGCCAGGCTTGAAGATCAATGTCCCCTCGCTGTACTCGTAATCTGAGCCGGCTTTGGCTGAGCCATCCTCCGTCTTGTAGTCTACATAGAAAGTGTTGTAAGTATCGCCGCCCTGTTCGCAAGCCACAGTTAAGGTGACTGAGCCACAGTTCTccaagcagtggtacatgcacggCTCAAAGAAGATTTTGCTGTAGTTCTCTTCCACTTCTGCCTCTGATGGAACTTCAAGCAGGTTGGCGGACTTCTTGGAGAACTCAGACACATGCTTCTTGAGGATGTTTCCTGCCCCAGTCATCATGCGGGTTGCCTGGATGCGATAGAAAGCTCGGCTTTTCTGCTGGTGCAACAAGGCGTAGTAGTTGGCCATCTCCACCAGCTGTTCCAGTTCTTTGTCTGGGTGCTTCTGTTTGAGGTCTTTCAGGATCTGGATGACTTCTTTGCGGCTCTCATCCAGCTCTTTATCCTCTTGGGTGGTGACTGGGAGTGGAGCGACGGAGGCTGCACTCCCATCGACAAAGACACTCTCTCTATGGTCATTGGCCACAAAGCCTCCATCCATTTCTATCCCTTTGGGGAACTCACCTTCTGTTCCGATTATGATTCCACTGCGTGGGTCAGCCCTGTACCTCTTGTAGACATACTTGTAGAAGAGCAGGCGCTTGTCCGCCATCCAAGCAAAGACGACACAGACGGGGAAGAAGACAAGGGTGAGCAAAGCCTCCCAGACTTGCACGATCCCAGGGGAAAAGACTGCCAAGATCAGGTACAACCAAATGTAGGCAAAGATGCTCCAGGAAGCAGTCACAAAGAAGACTCTCAGGTGCTTGATCTTGCGGACTTCCCCATTTGGGATGACGTAGACACACACAGCAATGACCACAAACATGTTGAAGGCTGCACTGCCCACAATGGTTCCGGGACCCAACTGACCAGCTTGGAAGTTGTGGCCGCAAACTTCAATGACAGAGAGAAGTATCTCAGGTGCTGATGAACCCAAGGCCATGAGGGTGAGGTTGGAGACTGTCTCATTCCAGATCCTCACCGTGCCAATGCTAGTCTCGCCATTGGATTTGGTGATGGTGatctccttttctttggaggtGATCACCTCAATGGATGCCATGAAGCGATCGGCAATGATGGAGACTCCCAGGAACATGTACATCATGGCAACAAAGTAGACAATCGCCCTGGCAGCCTTGTCTCCAAAGGAAGGGTTGTCCGGCTGCCAAACAGGGAGGATCACTCCTGGTTGACACTTGTTGGATCCTTCACAATTGGTGGCATTGTCCTCCACTTCAGATGTGAAGGCTTCAGCCCAGGAGGCATCTTCTGCAAAGAGGACTGAAGCAACCAAAACCTTGGCAAAAGAGCAAGAGGACAGCCACCACCCCCACCGTGATAGCGGCATCCTCCGTGGGTGGTTGAGGCCAACAGGATCTGatcaagagaagaaaaacaaatatggtGAGTGAAGAGCGAATGGTTCCCTATGCTCCATGATAGCATCATCAAATAGGTGGTGGGCTATttggataccaaggatccactgtacatagataaataaaggtaaaggtaaaggtagtcccttgacatgaatgtctagtcataactgactgtaggaagCTGTGCTCATCTCCgtcactaagccaaagagccagcgttgtccaaggactactctggtggtcatgtggccagcatggttgcaccaaacgctgttaccttcccaccaaagtggtacctatttatctacttgcatttgcatgctttcaaactgctaggttggcactagctgggactagtgagaggagctcacaccatcatgcggcactttcacatcaaactgccaacctaccgatcatcagaactgcatcttaaccactaagccaaagcatcccaataaataaatagataaataaataaatacatgttccTCATTTTGGATTTGAAAACCTGGCCACACTACAATAGTCACCCACCAAAAACCGTATCCCCCcaacaaacagcacatttggagAGGTGAACCAATAGCATGGGCAAGGATTGGAAGGTGGCAAGCAAAGTCTGAGATACTACCACCCTTCGCTAAACAGGGATCATCGGAGGATACAATGACCACTGATCTTTCACCACCTGTGCTACTGCACAAGACCAACAAGCAGGTCTAGATGTGGTTTTTCAGGGGGTTTCTTGACAATTTGGTCCCCATGGAACCTCAGAGTTCAAAAGCCTTTCTCTCTGAGCCCCGTTCACGCTTCAATACTAAACTAAtactaaatattaaatattaaacctCTCCACTCTCCTGTGGATTTCTGTGCCATCTTGAAGCATCACTCCCCCACTGCCTCTTGCTCATATTGGGCCCTCCAACAGAACAGATGGATTCTTCTGATAAGAGCCAAGGCACCAGTCTTGTTCCATTCAACCAACTCCTGGGTGGAAAACAAGCAAAATCTATTGCTATTTTTATTCTTGAACaaaactgagctgcaaaaactaGCATATAGAAGAGGTGCAAGGGAAGTTTTATCATGTTTCTCATCAGTTTTATAATGTTTGAATGTGGTGGtcttaaactggttttaaaacttttttttgtaaatgttttaaatttgttgggcTGGgagctgctttggatctcatCCGGGGAGCatggcggcatataaataaagtcaataaaattatttattatttacttgtttTTATAGGCCCCCTTTC
Above is a window of Sceloporus undulatus isolate JIND9_A2432 ecotype Alabama unplaced genomic scaffold, SceUnd_v1.1 scaffold_24, whole genome shotgun sequence DNA encoding:
- the LOC121917577 gene encoding sodium/calcium exchanger 2-like isoform X2; protein product: MPLSRWGWWLSSCSFAKVLVASVLFAEDASWAEAFTSEVEDNATNCEGSNKCQPGVILPVWQPDNPSFGDKAARAIVYFVAMMYMFLGVSIIADRFMASIEVITSKEKEITITKSNGETSIGTVRIWNETVSNLTLMALGSSAPEILLSVIEVCGHNFQAGQLGPGTIVGSAAFNMFVVIAVCVYVIPNGEVRKIKHLRVFFVTASWSIFAYIWLYLILAVFSPGIVQVWEALLTLVFFPVCVVFAWMADKRLLFYKYVYKRYRADPRSGIIIGTEGEFPKGIEMDGGFVANDHRESVFVDGSAASVAPLPVTTQEDKELDESRKEVIQILKDLKQKHPDKELEQLVEMANYYALLHQQKSRAFYRIQATRMMTGAGNILKKHVSEFSKKSANLLEVPSEAEVEENYSKIFFEPCMYHCLENCGSVTLTVACEQGGDTYNTFYVDYKTEDGSAKAGSDYEYSEGTLIFKPGETQKELKIGIIDDDIFEEDEHFFVRLLNLRVGDAEGMFESDSADHPKGRLVAPLVATVTILDDDHAGIFTFQDKLLRVSECQGTLEVKVIRSSGARGTVMVPYQTVEGTAHGGGVDYEDSCGELEFKDDETVKSLYVKIVDVEEYEKKDSFFIELGQPRWLKRGISALLLNQDADKKLSAEEEEARRIAEMGKPILGENSRLEVIIEESYDFKNTVDKLIKKTNLALVIGTHSWREQFLEAITVSAGDEEDEEDGREERLPSCFDYVMHFLTVFWKVLFACVPPTEYWNGWACFSVSILVIGMLTALIGDLASHFGCTVGLKDSVNAVVFVALGTSIPDTFASKVAALQDQCADASIGNVTGSNAVNVFLGLGVAWSVAAIYWAFQGKTFEVQTGTLAFSVTLFTIFAFVCISVLMYRRRPHIGGELGGPRTAKILTTCLFMGLWFLYILFASLEAYCHISGF
- the LOC121917577 gene encoding sodium/calcium exchanger 2-like isoform X1, which codes for MPLSRWGWWLSSCSFAKVLVASVLFAEDASWAEAFTSEVEDNATNCEGSNKCQPGVILPVWQPDNPSFGDKAARAIVYFVAMMYMFLGVSIIADRFMASIEVITSKEKEITITKSNGETSIGTVRIWNETVSNLTLMALGSSAPEILLSVIEVCGHNFQAGQLGPGTIVGSAAFNMFVVIAVCVYVIPNGEVRKIKHLRVFFVTASWSIFAYIWLYLILAVFSPGIVQVWEALLTLVFFPVCVVFAWMADKRLLFYKYVYKRYRADPRSGIIIGTEGEFPKGIEMDGGFVANDHRESVFVDGSAASVAPLPVTTQEDKELDESRKEVIQILKDLKQKHPDKELEQLVEMANYYALLHQQKSRAFYRIQATRMMTGAGNILKKHVSEFSKKSANLLEVPSEAEVEENYSKIFFEPCMYHCLENCGSVTLTVACEQGGDTYNTFYVDYKTEDGSAKAGSDYEYSEGTLIFKPGETQKELKIGIIDDDIFEEDEHFFVRLLNLRVGDAEGMFESDSADHPKGRLVAPLVATVTILDDDHAGIFTFQDKLLRVSECQGTLEVKVIRSSGARGTVMVPYQTVEGTAHGGGVDYEDSCGELEFKDDETVKSLYVKIVDVEEYEKKDSFFIELGQPRWLKRGISALLLNQVDADKKLSAEEEEARRIAEMGKPILGENSRLEVIIEESYDFKNTVDKLIKKTNLALVIGTHSWREQFLEAITVSAGDEEDEEDGREERLPSCFDYVMHFLTVFWKVLFACVPPTEYWNGWACFSVSILVIGMLTALIGDLASHFGCTVGLKDSVNAVVFVALGTSIPDTFASKVAALQDQCADASIGNVTGSNAVNVFLGLGVAWSVAAIYWAFQGKTFEVQTGTLAFSVTLFTIFAFVCISVLMYRRRPHIGGELGGPRTAKILTTCLFMGLWFLYILFASLEAYCHISGF